In Asticcacaulis sp. SL142, the sequence ACCAAAATAATAGCCAGCGACCAGAACAGTCCGGCCTCTTCACCAATCACTGAATAGATAAAATCGGTATGCAGGTCGGGGATGAAGCGCTTTTGAGTGCCTTCGTTGATGCCCTGCCCCAACAAACCGCCATTGGAAATGGCCGACAGGCCCGCATTGACCTGATATTTGTCGCCGTCCGGGTTGATGAAGCCCATGATACGGTTACGAAAGTGCGGCTGCACAAAAAACAGGCCCACCAAGGCCGCCATGACACTGGCGCACAGCCCGACGATCCAGCGTACCGGAACGCCTGAGATAAAGAAACAGGCTCCGAACGCAATGGTAATCAGCAGGGATTGCCCCACATCCGGCTGAATGAGCAGCAACGCCACCGCCAGCACATAAAGGCAAAAGGCGATGGTCACCCCCGGAACGCCCTTGCCCTTTTGACCTTCGGCAAACATCCAGGCAATCAGGATTATCAAGGCGGGCTTAAGGAACTCAGACGGTTGCAGCTTAAAAAAGCCTAAGTTCAGCCAGCGCTGGCCGCCCTTAGAGGTATGGCCGATAAAGGGTAGCAGGATCATGATCAGGATCGAGACGCTGTAGATCGCCGCACTGACGCGCTTAACGCCTTTCAGCGATAACATGGAAATCACGATCATCACAGATATGGCTACTACCGCAAACAGGATATGGCGCTGGGTGAAATAGATCGGCGAATGGGCGCCGATCTTGGCCGCTGCCACCGGCGATGACGAGAACGAGAACAACAGCCCGACAATAATCAGCGATGCCACCATCACCATGGTGGCGCGATCAACCGTCCACCACCACATGGCCATCGGGCGGCGGTCGGTGCGGGAAAAAGCCTGAGCGAAACCGGTGGCCATGATCTCACCTGAAAATGACGGATTATGCATAAGCCATCAGGTGTAGAGGATGAGGGTTAACGGATGTTAACTGTGCTGAAATTTTTCTTAAAGGAACTCCCCCTCCAAGAGGGGGAGTTCTTATGGCTAGGACGCCGCCCCCGTAATAATCGACTTCGATATCTCGGCCACGGCCTCTTTGAAAGCATCGCCGCGTGCCTCGAAATCCGGAAACTGATCGAAGGACGCACACGCCGGCGACAAAAGCACGACCTCCGGTTTTCCGGTCTTTTCGGCCTCGGCATAGGCCTGAGCCACCGCCGTAAACAGGTGACGCGACTGAACGCAAGGCGTGGCTGACCCGATCGTTTTTTCAAACAGTTCCGCCGCTTCCCCGATCAGATAAGCCGCCTTCACGCGCGGGAACAGGTCAGACAGGCTCTCGATCCCGCCGGCCTTGGCGCGGCCACCGGCGATCCAGTAAAACTGATCATAGCTCGACATGGCCTGACGGGCCGCATCGGCATTGGTGGCTTTGGAATCGTTGACGAAACGCACCTTACCGATGCGGCCGACCTCCTGCATCCGGTGATCCAGGCCCGGAAACGATTTCAGCCCGGCCGCAATGACCTCGGCCGACAACCCCAGAGCTTTACAGGCACTATAGGCCGCGCAGGCGTTTTGCCAGTTGTGACGCCCGGTCAGCGACCGGGCCGTTTTCAGGTCGAACACCGCCTTGGCGCGGTCGGTTGTGGCGTCATAGATCATACCGTTTAGGGCATAGACCCCGCGCCCCAAGGTTCGGCGGGCGGAAATCGGGATCAGCTTGACCGACGGATGAGAATTCATCTCGGTCAGCACGCTTTGCGTCCACTGATCGTCGGCGCCGATCACGGCGGTCTCATCCGGCCCCTGATTTGCGAAAATGCGGAGTTTAGCCTTGATGTAGCCATCCATGTCGCCGTGGCGATCGAGATGATCCGGCGAAAAATTCATCAGCACCGACACGTCGGGCTTGAAGCTATGGGTCAGATCAAGCTGATAGCTGGATGTCTCGATCACATAGATGCTGCCCGGTTCCATAGCGGGCAGATCGAGCACACCGATGCCGATATTGCCGCCGACATGGACGTTTTTA encodes:
- a CDS encoding FtsW/RodA/SpoVE family cell cycle protein, producing the protein MATGFAQAFSRTDRRPMAMWWWTVDRATMVMVASLIIVGLLFSFSSSPVAAAKIGAHSPIYFTQRHILFAVVAISVMIVISMLSLKGVKRVSAAIYSVSILIMILLPFIGHTSKGGQRWLNLGFFKLQPSEFLKPALIILIAWMFAEGQKGKGVPGVTIAFCLYVLAVALLLIQPDVGQSLLITIAFGACFFISGVPVRWIVGLCASVMAALVGLFFVQPHFRNRIMGFINPDGDKYQVNAGLSAISNGGLLGQGINEGTQKRFIPDLHTDFIYSVIGEEAGLFWSLAIILVFGIIVIRGLIKSMSMSDPFRQIATSGLYIMLGTQVFINISVNLGVIPPKGMTLPFISYGGSSLLAMGLTMGFILALTRKRSGELPVNDDKDPTKW
- the murD gene encoding UDP-N-acetylmuramoyl-L-alanine--D-glutamate ligase, yielding MIPVKGFEGKRVAIFGLGRSGLTAARALKAGGAEPLLWDDKPQNMLAATKEGFTIENLKSADWSEIDALLLSPGVPLTHPEPHWSVVAANAANVPVLGDIELFARTLNALPERKRPKTIAITGTNGKSTTTALIGHILKSAGKNVHVGGNIGIGVLDLPAMEPGSIYVIETSSYQLDLTHSFKPDVSVLMNFSPDHLDRHGDMDGYIKAKLRIFANQGPDETAVIGADDQWTQSVLTEMNSHPSVKLIPISARRTLGRGVYALNGMIYDATTDRAKAVFDLKTARSLTGRHNWQNACAAYSACKALGLSAEVIAAGLKSFPGLDHRMQEVGRIGKVRFVNDSKATNADAARQAMSSYDQFYWIAGGRAKAGGIESLSDLFPRVKAAYLIGEAAELFEKTIGSATPCVQSRHLFTAVAQAYAEAEKTGKPEVVLLSPACASFDQFPDFEARGDAFKEAVAEISKSIITGAAS